One Deltaproteobacteria bacterium DNA window includes the following coding sequences:
- a CDS encoding zinc ribbon domain-containing protein gives MPIYEYRCGKCGHAFEELVYPSTEVRCPSCSAPEKELEKQFSVFAVSAKGEGAAIPEGCRGCGHPGGPGSCGMS, from the coding sequence GTGCCCATCTATGAATACCGCTGTGGCAAATGCGGCCACGCTTTTGAAGAGCTGGTCTACCCGTCCACCGAGGTCCGCTGTCCGTCGTGTAGCGCCCCCGAGAAGGAGCTCGAGAAGCAGTTCTCGGTATTCGCCGTGAGCGCCAAGGGTGAAGGGGCGGCCATCCCCGAGGGATGCCGGGGGTGCGGCCATCCAGGGGGCCCCGGCTCCTGCGGCATGAGCTAA